In Nitrospirota bacterium, the following are encoded in one genomic region:
- the cbiQ gene encoding cobalt ECF transporter T component CbiQ: MEIFSEYFKKDHLLSQVDARLKLGVSLFVLAMVLSYKGLVFPLFILGISLCLCIRMKIPFKVFLLRFSEPVFIASVVILLKFLFSGQEAMFSVKMWGITITGHKDGLTDGLQIGSRILGAVSVVALLGFSTPFTEIMAGLSWLKIPKGLIEISLFAYRYIFVLLEDAMVIYNAQKNRLGYSNIKRGLSSFGTLTGSLTLKAFEHSQNTTTAMLQRGYDGNIPMLKHRPFKLSEIAVSVLLIITLGVVWKM, translated from the coding sequence ATGGAAATCTTTAGCGAATACTTCAAAAAAGACCACTTGCTTTCGCAGGTTGACGCGAGGCTAAAACTCGGCGTCAGCCTCTTTGTTTTAGCAATGGTATTGAGCTATAAAGGGCTTGTGTTCCCTTTATTCATACTGGGCATAAGCCTTTGCCTCTGTATAAGGATGAAGATCCCTTTTAAGGTATTTCTTCTGAGATTTTCAGAGCCTGTTTTTATTGCGTCTGTTGTGATATTGCTCAAATTCCTATTTTCAGGACAGGAGGCTATGTTTTCCGTAAAGATGTGGGGCATCACAATAACAGGACACAAAGACGGGCTTACGGACGGACTGCAAATCGGCAGCAGGATTTTAGGGGCCGTCTCTGTTGTTGCTTTATTGGGCTTTTCTACCCCTTTCACAGAGATAATGGCTGGGTTGTCGTGGCTTAAAATCCCAAAGGGCCTTATAGAGATATCGCTGTTTGCCTACAGATATATCTTTGTGCTTCTTGAAGATGCGATGGTCATATATAACGCACAAAAAAACCGTCTTGGTTATTCCAATATTAAGCGGGGATTAAGCTCATTCGGAACCTTGACAGGCTCACTGACACTCAAGGCGTTTGAGCACAGCCAGAACACAACAACTGCGATGCTTCAACGCGGATATGACGGCAACATCCCGATGTTGAAACACAGGCCATTCAAGCTGTCAGAAATTGCCGTCTCAGTTCTATTGATAATCACGCTGGGGGTTGTATGGAAAATGTAG